A single genomic interval of Zingiber officinale cultivar Zhangliang chromosome 4A, Zo_v1.1, whole genome shotgun sequence harbors:
- the LOC121970280 gene encoding chromatin modification-related protein EAF1 B-like isoform X2 yields the protein MGGVVECGFGVDTKLSPGHAEIERAQAELQHESEIREERRRELEFLEKGGNPLDFKFGHGASASVQSTSCTDQRAEPYVTSEAKGSFTLAASPHGDSVESSEKPGGSMSRETNIGDNLLLFKRENSKVHGERYAKHRGKRGSVGLLEQSSQVGVNHNMKEVDDSIIFRPGANGQAYARRNRSKTTRDSANLSLTDAASRHGNKASVASSNAPASKDIKAQDSSFSSISNAKDDNQNCILKVSMADDRADIPLDVEQNNNTTNNIIVDEMPEEVKEVKITENMQLDDSYIQHSSIPENKDTSSQSGAFIVEDGLRPVGLLATPLESSVSKNTCDVGKINGFGAHDETKIIFDEDDTRNKNFVEGPTSKNLHSDSMDENTIANGAVNNESPDDEQPLLLRSANGRSGGDVRDQTISEQSLLDARSLKEDNEAFNSDTHINANNASCSVQLNLSDLVVREKDNDSDSKTEIVSEVTPVANSEPEKLNDEIICESATKMDISSSQPSFTKRKDTGLLLSSAAEFPKVILDNKSSLSTTCLQTSTSDQKKAHEDAILKEAQLIEARLKRAGELPTSSVHLEKHQKCHWDFVLQEMAWMANDFMQERLWKTTAASQVSRLIASCGRTMFKQENLLCKQRSSARSLARAVMDFWRTAELICSDKTPNVREFKSDSIRPSNVNESDVEKGKIPHSVMQYAARFLKHNGETSCCSTLVEAPTTPDCPNGPGILIIPREDKLIEENIFYKVPHGAMQAYRESVEVQLMHHRKLANSVHQEECEASLCNSIAGGHGEDVYEEEEGETGTYHLPGNFEGGLLSKLAHKKRKHMQQKSSATRHNEDGTYFSYEPCSEYKSGNQPFILNGKRNSSTFNVGSFPTKRVRTASRQRFVSPYSSGALGPFQMTSKTDASSEDTSSFLDDQSSLHGGSMARKNSGVDNTVDFDRQLSFDGEISSKSKKKKKKPKHLGYKNSLNIGEPGLLVLPGKGPIRSSYEQRLQTDPSIQHEQNSKRRMESQNFDSNGNTGFGQHVAKKPKLLRQMIEASPDGLVPFAGSLPSPVASQMSNMSNSNKLIKVIASRDRARKSKALKMAAGQSGPGSPWSNFEDQALVVLVHDMGPNWELISDAMNSTLQFKCIFRKPKECKERHKFLMDKSAGDGADSAEDSGSSQPYPSTLPGIPKGSARQLFQRLQGPIEEDILKTHFEKIILHRQKLSPCSCQIGNQEPRQITQAHSSHVVALSQVCPNNLNGGILTPFDFCESISSSPDVFPLAYQGPHTGSLTVPSHQGPVSPVLPTSNANTILQGSTGLVLSSSLPLASGPSNPSSREPQRFGVPRPSTVSVDDPQRMQQYSQMLPGRNHQQPNVLPGTLPMGVDRGVRMLPVPGGMGLMSGRGIPMSRPTFQGINSPGMLNMVTSGNMVASGSHGVQNSVNVHPSVVSSQGNSTMRPRDPLQMLRPGQNPDEHRQIMMQEMQMQTSPTNGQSVSPFNGISTSFPNATTVPASAQTFPVQQHQQSHQMLQQGHMLGNPHPHIQGTSHSSPQQQAYAMRAAKERQLHQRMMPQLQRHISVPNAVPPAQTNAQVQSQSQSSSTVIPVSSSQGQHKQQNISRNPPSGISNQINQRQRQQVQQNQSRQPQQQRQSSQQQAKLMKGLGRGGMLINHNLSTDSSQVSGFSAASKNQLSDKNILQQSQGFFPASSALNSTSNQIGNQTNIYPHSLSQSTKQLSPISDTSNQGSTQNSPSNSMLTPQQAAIPSVSLVKHNQQPQHRYLNQSQPGIQRTAIQQNRHINSDDRIQSSTDQCPIVQVVTSASSVQCTDSASSVVSSSTRWNPEPLYDKDAPNPTGYVSSKQETVMVSDTLVPSSSQGLPHQLSGGMSVHGNTNGGQRQQQQQLQQLQQQQLKHQPQQQHEQLVSRHSDLGAG from the exons ATGGGAGGTGTTGTAGAGTGTGGATTTGGTGTAGACACCAAACTCTCACCAGGTCATGCAGAAATTGAGAGGGCTCAGGCTGAGCTACA GCACGAATCTGAGATTAGGGAAGAGCGAAGAAGGGAGCTTGAATTTCTTGAGAAA GGTGGAAATCCCTTGGATTTTAAATTTGGTCATGGAGCTTCTGCCAGTGTACAATCTACTTCATGTACAGACCAACGTGCTGAGCCATATGTTACCAG TGAAGCTAAAGGTAGTTTCACATTGGCTGCTTCGCCGCATGGAGATTCAGTTGAAAGCAGTGAGAAACCTGGTGGTTCCATGAGTCGCGAAACTAATATTGGAGACAATTTGTTGCTTTTTAAACGGGAAAACAGCAAAGTACATGGAGAGAGATATGCCAAACATAGAGGTAAAAGAGGTAGTGTTGGTCTATTGGAACAATCATCTCAAGTTGGTGTAAATCATAATATGAAAGAAGTAGATGACTCTATTATCTTCCGGCCTGGGGCTAATGGCCAAGCATATGCGCGGCGTAATAGATCGAAAACAACTCGTGATTCTGCCAATTTAAGTTTGACTGATGCTGCTTCTCGACATGGCAACAAAGCTTCTGTTGCATCGTCAAATGCACCTGCATCAAAGGATATAAAAGCTCAGGATAGTTCTTTCTCATCCATttcaaatgcaaaagatgataacCAAAATTGTATTCTAAAGGTTTCGATGGCAGATGATCGAGCAGATATCCCTTTAGATGTGGAGCAGAATAATAACACGACCAATAACATAATTGTAGATGAAATGCCTGAGGAAGTGAAAGAAGTCAAGATAACTGAAAATATGCAGTTAGATGATTCCTATATTCAACATTCATCTATTCCTGAGAATAAAGATACCTCCTCTCAGTCTGGTGCTTTTATTGTAGAGGATGGTCTTAGACCAGTTGGTTTACTTGCTACCCCATTGGAGTCTAGTGTAAGTAAGAACACATGTGATGTTGGAAAAATCAATGGATTTGGTGCTCATGATGAAACTAAGATCATTTTTGACGAGGATGATACAAGAAATAAGAATTTTGTTGAAGGTCCAACTAGCAAAAACTTACATTCAGATTCTATGGATGAAAATACTATTGCAAATGGTGCTGTTAACAATGAAAGTCCTGATGATGAGCAACCCTTGCTGCTAAGGTCAGCAAATGGTAGATCAGGTGGAGATGTTAGAGACCAGACAATCTCTGAACAGTCTCTGCTAGATGCCAGATCTTTAAAAGAAGATAACGAGGCATTCAATTCTGATACCCACATTAATGCTAATAATGCATCTTGCTCAGTTCAACTAAACCTCAGTGACTTGGTTGTTCGGGAGAAAGATAATGATTCTGATAGTAAAACTGAGATTGTAAGTGAAGTCACACCTGTTGCCAACTCAGAACCTGAGAAACTGAATGATGAAATCATATGCGAATCAGCAACGAAAATGGATATTTCTTCAAGTCAACCAAGTTTCACAAAAAGGAAAGATACAGGGTTACTACTTTCCTCAGCGGCTGAGTTTCCAAAGGTCATCCTTGATAACAAAAGTTCCTTGTCTACCACTTGCCTTCAAACTTCCACTTCAGATCAAAAAAAGGCACATGAAGATGCTATATTAAAAGAAGCTCAATTAATAGAG GCAAGGCTTAAAAGGGCTGGAGAACTGCCTACTAGTAGTGTGCATCTTGAGAAGCATCAAAAATGTCATTGGGATTTTGTGCTTCAAGAAATGGCATGGATGGCAAATGATTTCATGCAG GAACGATTATGGAAAACTACAGCTGCTTCTCAAGTGTCTAGGTTGATTGCTTCTTGTGGTCGAACTATGTTCAAACAGGAAAATTTACTGTGCAAGCAAAGAAGTTCAGCTAGAAGTTTGGCTAGGGCTGTTATGGATTTCTGGCGTACAGCTGAGCTTATTTGTAGTGACAAGACACCTAATGTAAGAGAGTTCAAATCAGATAGTATTAGGCCATCAAATGTCAACGAGTCTGATGTGGAGAAAGGGAAG ATTCCACATTCTGTCATGCAGTATGCAGCTAGGTTCCTGAAACATAATGGTGAGACATCATGTTGCTCTACCTTGGTCGAAGCACCTACAACACCTGACTGCCCAAATGGTCCAGGCATTTTGATAATACCTCGGGAAGACAAACTTATAGAA GAAAATATTTTCTATAAAGTTCCTCATGGTGCGATGCAGGCATACAGAGAATCTGTGGAAGTTCAATTGATGCATCACAGA AAACTTGCTAATTCTGTGCATCAAGAAGAGTGTGAGGCCTCTCTTTGTAATTCAATTGCAG GTGGACACGGAGAGGATGTATATGAAGAAGAGGAAGGTGAAACTGGTACTTATCATCTGCCTGGAAACTTTGAAGGTGGCCTATTATCAAAACTTGCTCACAAGAAAAGAAAGCATATGCAGCAAAAATCCAGTGCCACAAGACATAATGAAGATGGTACATATTTTTCTTATGAACCTTGCTCAGAATACAAATCAGGAAATCAACCTTTTATATTGAATGGAAAAAGAAATTCAAGTACCTTTAATGTGGGTTCATTTCCGACGAAACGTGTGAGGACCGCTAGTAGACAACGATTTGTTAGTCCTTATTCTTCTGGAGCTCTTGGACCATTCCAAATGACTAGTAAAACTGATGCATCTAGTGAAGACACAAGTTCTTTCCTAGATGACCAGAGTTCATTACATGGTGGATCCATGGCCAGGAAAAATTCTGGAGTTGATAATACTGTAGACTTTGATAGGCAGTTGTCATTTGATGGTGAAATTTCATCCAAatcgaagaaaaagaagaagaaaccaaAGCATTTAGGGTATAAGAATTCACTAAATATCGGTGAGCCTGGTCTTTTGGTTCTTCCTGGAAAG GGTCCAATTCGATCATCATATGAACAAAGGTTGCAAACTGATCCTTCAATTCAGCATGAACAG AATTCTAAAAGGAGAATGGAATCTCAAAATTTTGATTCAAATGGAAACACAG GTTTTGGGCAACATGTTGCTAAGAAGCCTAAATTATTGAGGCAAATGATTGAGGCATCTCCCGATGGACTTGTGCCTTTTGCTGGGTCATTGCCTTCACCAGTTGCTTCCCAGATGAGTAATATGTCCAACTCAAATAAGCTTATCAAAGTTATTGCTAGCCGAGATCGTGCAAGAAAAAGTAAAGCACTAAAG ATGGCTGCTGGACAATCTGGACCTGGAAGTCCATGGTCAAATTTTGAGGATCAG GCACTTGTTGTCCTTGTCCATGATATGGGTCCAAATTGGGAGCTAATCAGTGATGCAATGAACAGTACCCTCCAGTTCAAg TGTATATTCCGTAAACCCAAAGAATGCAAAGAACGGCACAAATTTTTGATGGACAAAAGTGCAGGTGATGGAGCTGATTCTGCAGAAGATTCTGGCTCATCACAACCTTATCCATCCACACTGCCTGGCATTCCAAAG GGAAGTGCACGACAATTGTTTCAGCGTCTTCAGGGACCAATCGAAGAGGATATATTGAAGACACATTTTGAAAAGATTATTTTGCATCGACAGAAGCTTTCTCCATGTAGTTGCCAG ATTGGTAATCAGGAACCAAGACAAATTACTCAAGCTCATAGTTCTCACGTTGTTGCTCTTTCCCAAGTATGCCCAAACAACTTGAATGGAGGGATCTTAAC GCCATTTGATTTTTGTGAATCAATCTCTTCAAGTCCCGATGTCTTTCCACTTGCATATCAGGGGCCTCACACTGGTAGCTTAACGGTCCCAAGCCATCAAGGTCCTGTTTCTCCTGTCCTCCCTACATCAAATGCTAACACAATTTTACAAGGATCTACTGGCCTAGTGCTAAGTAGCAGCTTACCCTTGGCATCTGGGCCGTCTAATCCTTCTTCTAG GGAACCCCAGAGGTTTGGTGTGCCAAGACCATCCACAGTTTCTGTTGATGATCCACAAAGAATGCAGCAGTATAGCCAAATGCTTCCAGGAAGGAATCATCAGCAGCCTAATGTGTTACCTGGGACTTTACCAATGGGAGTTGACCGTGGTGTTCGAATGTTACCTGTTCCTGGTGGTATGGGGCTGATGTCTGGGAGAGGAATTCCGATGTCAAGGccaacatttcaaggaataaatTCCCCTGGCATGCTGAACATGGTTACAAGTGGAAACATGGTTGCAAGTGGTTCACATGGGGTTCAAAACTCAGTCAATGTTCATCCAAGTGTTGTTTCTAGCCAAGGAAACTCAACGATGCGACCACGGGATCCTTTGCAAATGCTACGG CCTGGTCAAAATCCAGATGAACACAGACAGATTATGATGCAAGAAATGCAGATGCAAACCTCGCCGACAAATGGGCAGTCTGTATCTCCTTTCAATGGTATTAGTACTTCCTTTCCTAATGCAACAACAGTTCCTGCATCAGCTCAAACATTTCCAGTTCAACAACACCAACAGTCTCATCAAATGTTGCAACAAGGTCACATGCTTGGTAACCCTCACCCTCACATCCAAGGTACCAGTCATTCGAGCCCTCAACAACAGGCATATGCCATGCGAGCTGCGAAAGAAAGGCAACTACATCAACGGATGATGCCTCAACTGCAACGCCATATCTCTGTACCAAATGCAGTACCACCTGCTCAAACTAATGCACAAGTCCAATCTCAATCACAGTCATCTTCTACTGTGATTCCGGTATCTTCTTCCCAAGGTCAACATAAACAGCAAAACATATCAAGGAACCCACCATCTGGAATATCAAATCAGATAAACCAAAGACAAAGGCAACAGGTTCAACAAAATCAGTCAAGGCAACCACAGCAACAAAGGCAATCCTCACAACAGCAGGCCAAACTTATGAAAGGACTAGGCAGAGGAGGCATGTTAATTAATCATAACTTATCAACAGATTCCTCTCAAGTTAGTGGTTTTTCAGCAGCCTCTAAGAACcaactttctgataaaaacatTTTGCAACAAAGCCAAGGCTTTTTTCCTGCTAGCTCAGCTCTGAACTCAACTTCGAACCAAATTGGAAATCAAACAAATATCTACCCTCATTCACTTTCACAATCTACAAAGCAACTATCACCAATTTCTGATACAAGCAATCAAGGTTCAACTCAAAATTCACCCAGCAATAGCATGTTAACGCCTCAGCAAGCTGCTATTCCATCTGTTTCTCTAGTTAAACATAATCAACAACCTCAGCATCGTTATTTGAATCAATCTCAACCTGGCATTCAGAGAACAGCAATTCAGCAAAATCGTCACATCAACTCTGATGATAGGATACAATCATCAACTGATCAGTGTCCAATCGTTCAGGTGGTTACAAGTGCATCAAGTGTTCAGTGTACTGATTCAGCGTCTTCTGTGGTTTCATCTTCAACTCGGTGGAATCCAGAGCCATTATATGATAAGGATGCACCTAATCCAACAGGATATGTGAGCTCCAAACAGGAAACTGTTATGGTCAGTGACACTTTAGTGCCTTCTTCAAGCCAGGGTCTACCACACCAATTATCAGGAGGTATGTCAGTGCATGGTAATACCAATGGGGGACAGCGGCAGCAGCAACAGCAGCTACAGCAGCTACAGCAGCAACAGTTAAAACATCAACCTCAGCAGCAGCATGAGCAACTGGTTTCTCGTCATTCAGACTTGGGAGCTGGGTGA